A window from Musa acuminata AAA Group cultivar baxijiao chromosome BXJ3-10, Cavendish_Baxijiao_AAA, whole genome shotgun sequence encodes these proteins:
- the LOC135651647 gene encoding alpha-soluble NSF attachment protein-like, which produces MADQTAKGEEFEKKAEKKLAGWGIFGSKYDDAAELFDKAANCFKLAKNWDRAGSVYIKLANCHLKLDSKHEAASAYVDAANCYKKISVQDASQSLSQAVKLFLEIGRLNMAARYCKELGELNEQEQNLEKAMDYFEQAADLFQSEEVTTSANQCKQKVAQFAAQLEQYPKAIEIYEAIARHSINNTLLKYGVKGLLLNAGICQLCKNDVVAVTNALERYQELDPTFSGTREYKLLADLADSMDEGDVVKFTNALQEYDSMTRLDPWKTTLLLRVKNAIKAKEEEDDDLT; this is translated from the exons ATGGCGGATCAGACGGCGAAGGGCGAGGAGTTCGAGAAGAAGGCGGAAAAGAAGCTTGCCGGCTGGGGGATCTTCGGATCCAAGTACGATGATGCGGCTGAGTTGTTCGACAAGGCCGCCAATTGCTTCAAGCTTGCCAAGAACT GGGATAGAGCTGGTTCAGTGTACATCAAACTTGCTAACTGTCATTTAAAG TTAGATAGCAAGCATGAAGCTGCCTCAGCTTATGTAGATGCAGCAAATTGCTATAAGAAAATCTCCGTTCAAG ATGCTTCACAGTCATTAAGTCAGGCTGTGAAACTTTTCTTGGAGATTGGTAGATTAAATATGGCTGCAAGATACTGCAAG GAACTTGGTGAATTAAATGAGCAAGAACAGAATTTAGAGAAGGCCATGGACTACTTTGAGCAGGCTGCTGACCTTTTTCAAAGTGAGGAAGTGACTACTTCTGCAAACCAATGCAAGCAAAAAGTTGCACAATTTGCGGCTCAGTTGGaaca ATACCCAAAAGCCATTGAAATATATGAAGCAATAGCACGCCATTCAATAAATAACACTCTTCTTAAGTATGGTGTTAAGGGGTTACTCCTTAATGCTGGCATATGTCAGTTATGCAAAAATGACGTTGTTGCGGTGACAAATGCATTAGAGCGATATCAG GAACTCGATCCTACTTTTTCAGGCACACGTGAATACAAGCTTTTAGCT GATTTAGCTGATTCAATGGATGAGGGAGATGTTGTGAAATTTACTAATGCCCTCCAAGAATATGATAGCATGACTCGGCTG GATCCATGGAAAACCACACTTCTGCTGAGAGTGAAgaatgcaattaaagcaaaggaggaggaagacgatgaTCTCACCTAA
- the LOC135651646 gene encoding histone deacetylase HDT2-like — protein MEFWGLEIKPEETVKVDPGEDKYLHLSQASLGETKKGNENILVYVKFNNQKLVLGTLSAEKCAQIQYDLVFEKEFELSHSSNNASVYLCGYKTAALEADEFPDFDESDSDADEDIQLDQKTNGKSIVKVEQTKSTEGKPKVPQANAPASKAKPKIEELKKADKQKPNKDDDEDVDGEESDEDESDDDEDMVEPEDDSEDEDEDEVESSDEDEAPVKMAEPPNKRPAGSALKTPVSEKKAKLISPRKGESQKKGGAAKKDGHSATPIPAKQSGKTPAKNDKSKQQTPKSAGSVNCKSCGKNFNSDNALQSHTKAKHSAGK, from the exons ATGGAGTTCTGGG gtCTGGAAATTAAGCCTGAAGAGACTGTCAAGGTTGATCCTGGAGAGGACAAATATTTGCATCTTTCTCAG GCTTCTTTAGGGGAGACTAAGAAGGGAAATGAGAACATACTGGTCTATGTGAAATTTAACAACCAAAAGCTTGTACTTGGAACACTCTCTGCAGAGAAATGTGCTCAAATTCAATATGATTTAGTATTTGAGAAAGAATTTGAGCTATCTCACAGCTCAAACAATGCAAGTGTCTACTTATGTGGCTATAAAACTGCTGCACTTGAGGCAGACGAAT TTCCTGATTTTGATG AGAGTGACTCGGATGCTGATGAAGATATTCAACTTGACCAGAAGACTAATG GCAAGTCTATTGTGAAGGTTGAACAGACCAAATCTACAGAGGGAAAGCCAAAAGTTCCTCAAGCAAATGCCCCTGCTTCCAAGGCAAAACCTAAAATAGAGGAACTGAAGAAGGCAGATAAGCAAAAGCCGAATaaggatgatgatgaagatgtTGATGGTGAAGAGTCTGACGAAGATGAATCTGATGATGATGAG GATATGGTTGAACCGGAAGATGATAGCGAAGATGAGGACGAGGATGAAGTTGAAAGCTCTGATGAAGATGAAGCTCCTGTAAAAATG GCTGAACCTCCTAATAAAAGGCCAGCTGGTTCTGCTTTAAAAACTCCTGTTTCGGAGAAGAAAGCAAAGTTAATATCCCCAAGGAAAGGAGAGAGTCAGAAAAAGG GTGGTGCTGCTAAGAAAGATGGCCATTCTGCTACCCCTATTCCGGCAAAACAGAGTGGAAAAACTCCTGCTAAGAATGACAAGTCTAAACAGCAAACCCCAAAATCTGCAGGCTCAGTCAATTGCAAGTCATGTGGCAA GAACTTCAACTCTGACAATGCTCTTCAATCTCATACAAAAGCAAAGCACAGTGCTGGCAAATGA